In the Takifugu flavidus isolate HTHZ2018 chromosome 11, ASM371156v2, whole genome shotgun sequence genome, one interval contains:
- the LOC130533360 gene encoding transmembrane protein 41A-B-like, protein MRSVAGLAAILAAASVYLYLLSAHLPPGAMPGRPGSGAGDEGVLEYRLKFPSDLEELRELAETLRFYKRQHHGYVLLLFCSAYLYKQSFAIPGSSFLNMLAGAIFGPWEGLVLACLLTTTGSTFCFLLAAAFGKQHVIQLFPEKVALLQRKVEENSSSLFFFLLFLRFFPMTPNWFLNITCPVLNIPMPIFFFSVLIGLIPYNFICVRTGSILSEISTLDDIFSWGTLAQLLAIALMALVPGALIKRYSKAHLKVDGMDSNGHSQDQKSR, encoded by the exons ATGCGCTCCGTGGCCGGCCTGGCGGCGATCTTGGCGGCGGCGAGCGTCTACCTCTACCTGCTGTCGGCTCATCTTCCACCGGGAGCCATGCCCGGCCGTCCCGGCTCTGGAGCAGGGGACGAGGGGGTGCTGGAGTACCG gctgaagtTCCCGTcggacctggaggagctgcgggaGCTTGCAGAAACACTCCGGTTTTATAAACGACAACATCACGGCTAcgttctgctgctcttctgcagcGCCTACCTATACAAACAGTCGTTCGCCATTCCTGGCTCCTCCTTCCTG AACATGTTAGCTGGAGCCATATTCGGGCCATGGGAGGGTCTGGTTCTGGCCTGCCTGCTCACCACCACAGGCTCCACGTTCTGCTTCCTGCTTGCCGCTGCATTTGGAAAGCAACACGTGATCCAGCTGTTCCCCGAGAAGGTCGCCCTGTTGCAGAGAAAG GTGGAGGAAAATAGCAGcagtttgttctttttcctccttttccttcgcTTCTTCCCCATGACTCCAAACTGGTTCCTTAACAtcacctgtcctgtcctcaaCATCCCCATGCctatcttcttcttctctgtacTCATAg gTTTGATCCCTTACAACTTCATCTGTGTCCGTACGGGCTCCATCCTGTCAGAGATCTCCACTCTGGATGACATCTTCTCCTGGGGAACGTTGGCTCAGCTCCTCGCCATCGCCCTCATGGCGCTGGTCCCCGGGGCTCTGATCAAACGATACAGCAAAGCTCACCTCAAAGTGGACGGCATGGACAGTAATGGACACAGCCAGGATCAGAAGAGCCGATGA